A window of the Sabethes cyaneus chromosome 1, idSabCyanKW18_F2, whole genome shotgun sequence genome harbors these coding sequences:
- the LOC128745440 gene encoding alkyldihydroxyacetonephosphate synthase, with the protein MSEPQQNSPCLDPDAVIAVESAIPKQRQQLLKWNGWGYKDSRFEYVNGTLIFTGDRYPIGGSLSLPYFKEYVEKYLGVDLNNRHEGNPLPQHYPDPVQCSEFTSQLEQHRIEYSQTGEDRLVRCHGQTLHDIHTLRAGSFKRIPDVVVFPTSHQQVVHVVNAANKCNVVVIPYGGGTSVSGASTCPENESRPIALLDTSQMNKLLWFNQENLTACFEAGIVGQDLERVVRKLGYTVGHEPDSYEFSTLGGWVATRASGMKKNLYGNIEDILVKVRMVTSQGVLDKNVTTPRMSCGPDFDHIVLGSEGTLGVVTEVVIKLRPLPEVKKYGSLVFPDFGSGIKCLREIAKHRLQPASIRLIDNEQFVFGQALKPAGGFLTHLSGALQKAYISKFKGMSLDKIAIATLLFEGNAKDVKHHEEQILGIAMKYGGFSAGSTNGEKGYILTFVIAYIRDLALEYSVVAESFETSVAWDRCETLCTNVKNRIRKECAKHSIKYYLISCRVTQSYDAGACVYFYFGFNHTGFASPVHIYETIEGQARDEILASGGSISHHHGVGKIRSRWYPKTVSDVGVGLYRATKRQLDPRNIFAAGNFLPPEENGEREHRQGEDQKLVSKL; encoded by the exons ATGAGCGAGCCACAGCAGAACTCGCCCTGCTTGGATCCGGACGCCGTCATTGCCGTCGAGAGTGCCATTCCAAAGCAGCG GCAGCAACTGCTGAAATGGAACGGTTGGGGCTACAAAGACTCACGCTTCGAGTACGTCAACGGCACGCTGATTTTCACCGGTGATCG ATACCCGATCGGAGGTTCGCTCTCGCTGCCATACTTTAAGGAGTACGTCGAAAAGTATCTGGGGGTGGATCTGAATAATCGGCATGAAGGCAATCCCCTGCCACAACACTACCCCGATCCGGTTCAATGTTCGGAATTCACGTCACAGCTCGAGCAGCACCGAATCGAGTACAGTCAAACTGGCGAAGATCGACTCGTTCGATGCCACGGTCAAACGCTGCATGATATTCACACTCTGCGTGCCGGAAGCTTCAAACGGATCCCGGATGTCGTTGTGTTCCCTACCAGCCATCAGCAGGTTGTGCATGTGGTAAACGCAGCCAATAAGTGTAATGTTGTGGTGATTCCGTACGGTGGAGGAACTTCGGTGTCCGGTGCGTCGACCTGTCCTGAAAACGAAAGTCGACCCATTGCATTACTGGATACAAGCCAAATGAACAAATTACTGTGGTTTAATCAGGAAAATCTAACCGCATGCTTTGAGGCTGGAATTGTAGGACAGGACTTGGAACGAGTCGTTCGAAAACTAGGATACACCGTAGGGCATGAGCCGGACAGTTATGAATTCTCTACTTTGGGCGGATGGGTAGCCACCAGAGCGTCCGGGATGAAGAAAAATCTTTACGGGAATATTGAGGATATTTTGGTAAAAGTGAGAATGGTGACGTCTCAGGGAGTGCTGGACAAGAATGTCACCACCCCTAGAATGTCCTGTGGTCCTGATTTTGACCACATTGTGCTCGGATCGGAAGGAACACTTGGAGTTGTGACGGAGGTGGTGATCAAACTGCGTCCCTTGCCGGAGGTGAAAAAGTACGGATCTCTCGTGTTTCCGGACTTTGGGTCCGGGATAAAGTGCCTTCGGGAGATAGCCAAGCACCGACTGCAACCGGCCAGCATTCGACTGATCGACAATGAACAGTTTGTGTTCGGACAGGCCCTTAAACCTGCGGGAGGGTTTTTGACTCACTTATCAGGCGCCTTGCAGAAGGCGTACATCAGCAAGTTCAAAGGTATGAGTTTGGACAAGATAGCGATAGCCACTCTGCTGTTCGAAGGCAATGCCAAGGACGTGAAACATCACGAGGAACAGATCCTGGGGATCGCCATGAAATACGGTGGATTCTCTGCCGGAAGCACCAACGGCGAAAAAGGTTACATTCTTACCTTCGTGATCGCCTACATCAGG GATCTAGCTCTCGAGTATAGTGTAGTAGCGGAATCGTTCGAAACGTCCGTTGCGTGGGATCGGTGCGAAACGCTCTGCACCAATGTGaaaaacagaattcgaaag GAATGTGCCAAACACAGCATAAAATACTACCTCATCTCGTGCCGGGTGACGCAATCGTACGATGCCGGAGCGTGCGTGTACTTCTACTTTGGCTTCAACCACACCGGGTTTGCCAGTCCGGTGCACATTTATGAAACGATCGAAGGGCAAGCCCGGGACGAAATCCTCGCCAGCGGTGGATCGATCTCGCACCACCACGGCGTCGGGAAGATCCGTTCGCGCTGGTATCCGAAAACCGTGTCCGACGTCGGTGTCGGCCTGTACCGGGCCACCAAGCGTCAACTAGACCCGAGGAATATCTTTGCCGCGGGGAATTTTCTCCCGCCGGAGGAGAACGGTGAACGGGAACACCGCCAGGGCGAAGATCAGAAGCTTGTTTCCAAGCTGTAG